Proteins encoded together in one Lagopus muta isolate bLagMut1 chromosome 3, bLagMut1 primary, whole genome shotgun sequence window:
- the LOC125691003 gene encoding MARVEL domain-containing protein 3-like isoform X2 yields the protein MFRLDIRKIFTTRKLFLKERVHVRDKMAHAGRRYRDKQGGYHENRGSDGYEEDRKTRKPSPYNGRPAKDTRGGQHSRASTICSEPYSKASAASQEYFDSPPQYYPTKETLSMKCSKVCTTRGILKFVEITVNLLVLICVGAAQASVAGFTSVGGLGIGSFNLNSAYSPFEGTELQEVRELDMQITQMRAPCVYGGVTFSLAAAALTLIFLVVGAKPIHRLKMGLLGGECAFSLLAGVCYVIAVSLYLHFVTQVNATEACKRRERLYARRGYTSMNCVVQGGDAAVGLFGVVAACLYFASFVVCILAIRTVRAFQSHMAMAQHSPKSSVRDRSVRNDRPTYRTSGSSQNTQALATLV from the exons atgtttagattggatataaggaagattTTTACAACTAG GaagttatttttgaaagaaagagtACATGTAAGAGACAAAATGGCTCATGCTGGGAGGCGATACCGAGATAAGCAAGGTGGGTACCATGAGAATCGTGGATCTGATGGATatgaggaagacagaaaaacaagaaaaccaagcCCATACAATGGAAG GCCAGCAAAAGATACCCGTGGTGGCCAGCACTCGAGGGCTTCCACCATTTGCTCAGAGCCGTACTCTAAAGCTTCAGCAGCATCACAGGAGTATTTTGACTCACCACCACAGTATTACCCCACCAAGGAAACCTTGTCCATGAAGTGTTCAAAGGTATGCACAACAAGAG GCATTTTGAAGTTCGTGGAAATCACCGTTAACCTCCTGGTGCTGATTTGTGTGGGTGCTGCCCAAGCCTCTGTTGCAGGCTTTACTTCCGTCGGCGGCTTGGGCATCGGATCCTTTAACCTGAATTCAGCCTACAGCCCCTTCGAGGGCACGGAGCTCCAGGAAGTGAGGGAGCTGGACATGCAGATCACCCAGATGAGAGCCCCCTGCGTCTACGGCGGAGTAACCTTCAGcttagcagcagcagcgctcacGCTCATCTTCCTCGTAGTGGGGGCAAAACCCATCCACCGCCTCAAGATGGGGCTGCTCGGTGGTGAATGCGCCTTCAGCCTGCTGGCTGGTGTGTGCTACGTCATTGCAGTTAGTCTCTACTTGCACTTTGTCACCCAGGTGAACGCCACGGAAGCTTGCAAGAGGCGTGAGAGGCTGTACGCGCGCCGTGGTTACACCTCCATGAACTGCGTGGTCCAGGGTGGCGATGCAGCCGTCGGCCTCTTTGGTGTAGTTGCGGCCTGTTTGTACTTTGCCAGCTTTGTGGTCTGCATCCTTGCTATTCGAACCGTGCGGGCCTTCCAGAGCCACATGGCCatggctcagcacagccccaagaGCAGCGTTAGGGACAGAAGCGTCAGAAATGACCGCCCCACGTACAGAACCTCTGGAAGCTCCCAGAACACCCAGGCTCTTGCCACATTAGTGTGA
- the LOC125691003 gene encoding MARVEL domain-containing protein 3-like isoform X1: MAQLLPRARGRLPAAGGAAVGGGRTRAGREPELRAALRKLFLKERVHVRDKMAHAGRRYRDKQGGYHENRGSDGYEEDRKTRKPSPYNGRPAKDTRGGQHSRASTICSEPYSKASAASQEYFDSPPQYYPTKETLSMKCSKVCTTRGILKFVEITVNLLVLICVGAAQASVAGFTSVGGLGIGSFNLNSAYSPFEGTELQEVRELDMQITQMRAPCVYGGVTFSLAAAALTLIFLVVGAKPIHRLKMGLLGGECAFSLLAGVCYVIAVSLYLHFVTQVNATEACKRRERLYARRGYTSMNCVVQGGDAAVGLFGVVAACLYFASFVVCILAIRTVRAFQSHMAMAQHSPKSSVRDRSVRNDRPTYRTSGSSQNTQALATLV; this comes from the exons ATGGCGCAGCTGCTGCCCCGCGCCAGGGGCCGCCTCCCCGCGGCGGGAGGAGCGGCGGTAGGTGGAGGGCGGACCCGGGCTGGCCGAGAGCCGGAGCTCCGCGCTGCCCTCAG GaagttatttttgaaagaaagagtACATGTAAGAGACAAAATGGCTCATGCTGGGAGGCGATACCGAGATAAGCAAGGTGGGTACCATGAGAATCGTGGATCTGATGGATatgaggaagacagaaaaacaagaaaaccaagcCCATACAATGGAAG GCCAGCAAAAGATACCCGTGGTGGCCAGCACTCGAGGGCTTCCACCATTTGCTCAGAGCCGTACTCTAAAGCTTCAGCAGCATCACAGGAGTATTTTGACTCACCACCACAGTATTACCCCACCAAGGAAACCTTGTCCATGAAGTGTTCAAAGGTATGCACAACAAGAG GCATTTTGAAGTTCGTGGAAATCACCGTTAACCTCCTGGTGCTGATTTGTGTGGGTGCTGCCCAAGCCTCTGTTGCAGGCTTTACTTCCGTCGGCGGCTTGGGCATCGGATCCTTTAACCTGAATTCAGCCTACAGCCCCTTCGAGGGCACGGAGCTCCAGGAAGTGAGGGAGCTGGACATGCAGATCACCCAGATGAGAGCCCCCTGCGTCTACGGCGGAGTAACCTTCAGcttagcagcagcagcgctcacGCTCATCTTCCTCGTAGTGGGGGCAAAACCCATCCACCGCCTCAAGATGGGGCTGCTCGGTGGTGAATGCGCCTTCAGCCTGCTGGCTGGTGTGTGCTACGTCATTGCAGTTAGTCTCTACTTGCACTTTGTCACCCAGGTGAACGCCACGGAAGCTTGCAAGAGGCGTGAGAGGCTGTACGCGCGCCGTGGTTACACCTCCATGAACTGCGTGGTCCAGGGTGGCGATGCAGCCGTCGGCCTCTTTGGTGTAGTTGCGGCCTGTTTGTACTTTGCCAGCTTTGTGGTCTGCATCCTTGCTATTCGAACCGTGCGGGCCTTCCAGAGCCACATGGCCatggctcagcacagccccaagaGCAGCGTTAGGGACAGAAGCGTCAGAAATGACCGCCCCACGTACAGAACCTCTGGAAGCTCCCAGAACACCCAGGCTCTTGCCACATTAGTGTGA